One part of the Arabidopsis thaliana chromosome 1 sequence genome encodes these proteins:
- the MES15 gene encoding methyl esterase 15 (methyl esterase 15 (MES15); FUNCTIONS IN: hydrolase activity; LOCATED IN: chloroplast; EXPRESSED IN: root hair; CONTAINS InterPro DOMAIN/s: Alpha/beta hydrolase fold-1 (InterPro:IPR000073); BEST Arabidopsis thaliana protein match is: methyl esterase 13 (TAIR:AT1G26360.1); Has 2747 Blast hits to 2746 proteins in 732 species: Archae - 8; Bacteria - 1557; Metazoa - 68; Fungi - 74; Plants - 634; Viruses - 1; Other Eukaryotes - 405 (source: NCBI BLink).), which translates to MGNSLRCISQEQDPNQKKPSSVVNGNSSEKHVRRLSLIPSFRRRTLLPSLSCSGSSTSSTSKKGGIKTKKKIRERHHQEQHHHDHEKDSLIQDQTLAATNILFSQTPRNSNSAPPFRRSTSVVYTQPPTAAVAASVGSVSGALTPKKSTYGYVRSSSNRQRSSTDPVLKPNQLLDKELKVEGAETKRFVLVHGGGFGAWCWYKTITLLEKHGFQVDAVDLTGSGVSSFDTNNITSLAQYVKPLLHFFDTLKPTEKVILVGHDFGGACMSYAMEMYPSKIAKAIFISAAMLANAQSTLDLFNQQPDSNYDLMEQVHLFLYANGKKNPPTAVDFDRSLLRDFFFNQSPPKDVALASVSMRPIPFAPVVEKLHVSEKNYGSIRRFYIKTMEDDYAVPVSLQDAMIKSNPPEQVFHLKGSDHAPFFSRPQSLNRILVEISQLPPKKSS; encoded by the exons atgggaaacTCTTTAAGATGCATATCACAAGAACAAGATCCAAACCAGAAGAAACCTAGCTCCGTCGTCAACGGTAATAGCTCCGAGAAACACGTTCGGAGGCTGTCTTTGATACCATCTTTCCGACGCCGGACATTACTACCATCTCTCTCTTGCTCCGGATCCTCAACTTCGTCTACGTCCAAGAAAGGAGGGAtcaagacaaaaaagaagataagagaaagaCACCACCAAGAGCAacatcatcatgatcatgagAAAGACTCTCTTATTCAAGACCAAACATTAGCTGCCACTAATATTCTCTTTAGTCAAACGCCTCGTAACAGCAACTCTGCTCCTCCTTTCCGACGCTCCACCTCCGTCGTTTACACTCAGCCACCTACCGCCGCTGTAGCCGCCTCCGTAGGTTCTGTTTCCGGCGCCTTGACTCCTAAGAAATCCACTTATGGATACGTTAGAAGTTCTAGCAATAGGCAGAGATCAAGCACTGATCCTGTTCTTAAACCCAATCAGCTTCTAGACAAG GAGCTAAAGGTCGAAGGTGCGGAGACAAAGCGGTTCGTGCTGGTTCATGGAGGAGGGTTTGGTGCATGGTGTTGGTACAAAACCATAACGCTCTTAGAGAAACATGGTTTCCAAGTAGACGCCGTTGACTTGACCGGTTCCGGTGTCAGCTCTTTTGACACAAACAACATCACTAGCCTCGCTCAATACGTCAAACCACTCCTCCATTTCTTTGACACCCTTAAACCCACCGAGAAG GTGATATTAGTGGGGCATGATTTTGGAGGAGCTTGTATGTCTTATGCCATGGAGATGTACCCTTCTAAGATCGCTAAGGCTATTTTCATATCTGCTGCTATGTTGGCTAATGCCCAAAGCACTCTCGATCTCTTTAACCAacag CCTGACTCAAATTATGATCTGATGGAACAAGTCCATCTATTTCTGTACGCCAACGGCAAAAAGAACCCTCCAACAGCCGTTGATTTCGACAGATCATTGCttagagattttttctttaatcagaGCCCTCCAAAG GACGTTGCATTAGCGTCGGTATCGATGAGACCAATCCCGTTCGCACCAGTGGTCGAAAAGCTCCACGTGTCGGAGAAAAATTACGGTTCAATCCGACGGTTCTACATCAAAACCATGGAGGATGATTACGCTGTACCGGTTTCTCTCCAAGATGCaatgatcaaatcaaaccCTCCAGAACAAGTTTTTCATCTCAAAGGCTCTGACCATGCACCTTTCTTCTCTCGTCCTCAGTCTTTGAACCGGATACTCGTTGAGATTTCTCAATTACCTCCCAAGAAATCTTCTTGA
- the SIK1 gene encoding Protein kinase superfamily protein (SIK1; FUNCTIONS IN: protein serine/threonine kinase activity, protein kinase activity, kinase activity, ATP binding; INVOLVED IN: protein amino acid phosphorylation; LOCATED IN: mitochondrion, chromosome, centromeric region, chromosome, nucleus; EXPRESSED IN: 24 plant structures; EXPRESSED DURING: 15 growth stages; CONTAINS InterPro DOMAIN/s: Protein kinase, ATP binding site (InterPro:IPR017441), Protein kinase, catalytic domain (InterPro:IPR000719), Serine/threonine-protein kinase domain (InterPro:IPR002290), Serine/threonine-protein kinase-like domain (InterPro:IPR017442), Protein kinase-like domain (InterPro:IPR011009); BEST Arabidopsis thaliana protein match is: Protein kinase superfamily protein (TAIR:AT1G53165.2); Has 137554 Blast hits to 133946 proteins in 4802 species: Archae - 182; Bacteria - 16401; Metazoa - 51341; Fungi - 13391; Plants - 33553; Viruses - 570; Other Eukaryotes - 22116 (source: NCBI BLink).), giving the protein MDHNSPKSRRSRKPEPKPDIYSTFVVHSDSDSDQGRDRDKRKAKPEEDENVDLYATMVYKGDSDGEGEEDDDDDSMLPPLLKRLPKDFGGGASLDYDDDDGDESGDFGTMIVKTDRSSHSKKNSPYSSKPRMGVSPRRRARGGDEESSDEEDEEEDDDDDDGDYGTFVVKSKDKKGKKKDKEIDMTTMGRAVASMQKSNFGGKTRKLDPSSSSSKLHGEDNRKMQQQNSKMSTTSLPDSITREDPTTKYEFLNELGKGSYGSVYKARDLKTSEIVAVKVISLTEGEEGYEEIRGEIEMLQQCNHPNVVRYLGSYQGEDYLWIVMEYCGGGSVADLMNVTEEALEEYQIAYICREALKGLAYLHSIYKVHRDIKGGNILLTEQGEVKLGDFGVAAQLTRTMSKRNTFIGTPHWMAPEVIQENRYDGKVDVWALGVSAIEMAEGLPPRSSVHPMRVLFMISIEPAPMLEDKEKWSLVFHDFVAKCLTKEPRLRPTAAEMLKHKFVERCKTGASAMSPKIEKSRQIRATMALQAQSVVAPSLEDTSTLGPKSSEELGITVPSKPPQNSTEAPLTSTLNRQHITGNTVLAGEGGDFGTMIVHGEDETEESDSRSQLVREKESSSSQFEGVPREFPGEELPDSWIHDKKKPPAIDLPVEASISQSMQASSSHEHRTKLHNIAGTQMEGGSDASGSTLKNETVGRKAFALQDKLWSIYAAGNTVPIPFLRATDISPIALLSENMIGGMQQDGNGTVAVEALQELFTSSDPQSKKGRRGQNEMPLPPSVYQRLTTSSSLMNLAQVLAYHRACYEEMPLQELQATQEQQTIQNLCDTLRTILRL; this is encoded by the exons ATGGATCATAACTCGCCGAAATCTCGTCGGAGCCGGAAACCGGAGCCCAAACCTGACATATACTCCACTTTCGTAGTCCACTCCGACTCTGATTCTGATCAAGGTCGAGATCGAGACAAACGTAAAGCCAAACCTGAGGAAGACGAAAATGTCGATTTATACGCTACAATGGTCTACAAAGGCGATAGTGACGGAGAAggagaggaagatgatgatgacgattctatgcttcctcctcttctcAAGCGTCTTCCCAAGGATTTCGGAGGCGGCGCGTCGCTCGAttacgacgacgacgacggtGATGAATCTGGAGATTTCGGTACGATGATTGTGAAAACAGATCGGAGTAGTCATAGTAAGAAGAACAGTCCGTACTCGTCCAAACCGCGAATGGGAGTTAGTCCTAGGAGGAGAGCGAGAGGCGGAGATGAGGAATcttctgatgaagaagacgaagaagaagatgatgatgacgacgacgGAGACTACGGTACGTTTGTTGTGAAATCTAAGGataaaaagggaaagaagaaagacaaggAGATTGATATGACAACTATGGGAAGAGCTGTTGCGAGTATGcagaaatcaaattttggtgGTAAGACTCGGAAATTGGatccttcctcttcttcttcgaaacTTCACGGTGAAGATAATCGGAAAATGCAGCAGCAAAACAGTAAGATGTCGACTACGTCTCTTCCGGATAGCATTACTAGAGAAGATCCAACCACCAAATACGAATTCCTCAATGAACTTG GGAAAGGATCATATGGATCTGTATACAAGGCaagagatttgaaaacatCAGAGATTGTTGCTGTGAAAGTCATATCACTTACTGAAGGG GAGGAGGGGTATGAAGAGATCCGGGGAGAAATTGAGATGCTGCAGCAATGTAATCATCCTAATGTTGTCCGCTACCTAGGGAGTTACCAAGGAGAAGATTATCTTTGG ATAGTGATGGAGTATTGTGGAGGTGGAAGTGTTGCTGATCTTATGAATGTTACTGAGGAGGCGTTAGAGGAGTATCAGATAGCATATATATGTCGGGAGGCGTTGAAG GGCCTTGCATACTTGCACTCAATATATAAAGTCCATAGAGACATTAAAGGTGGAAATATCTTGTTAACTGAACAAGGAGAGGTCAAGTTGG GTGACTTTGGGGTTGCAGCTCAACTTACTCGCACTATGTCGAAGCGAAACACG TTCATTGGGACTCCACATTGGATGGCCCCAGAGGTTATTCAGGAAAATCGTTATGATGGGAAG GTTGATGTATGGGCTCTTGGTGTTTCAGCTATTGAGATGGCAGAG GGGCTCCCTCCAAGATCATCAGTTCATCCGATGAGG GTTTTGTTCATGATATCCATCGAGCCAGCTCCAATGCTCGaggataaagaaaaatg GTCCCTGGTCTTTCATGATTTTGTTGCAAAGTGCCTCACAAAGGAACCACGTCTTCGCCCAACTGCAGCTGAGATGCTTAAG CACAAATTTGTTGAGAGATGTAAAACTGGGGCTTCTGCAATGTCGCCAAAGATTGAGAAGTCCAGACAAATCAGAGCTACAATGGCTCTGCAAGCGCAAAGTGTTGTCGCACCTTCTTTGGAGGACACT TCAACACTGGGTCCAAAATCAAGCGAGGAGCTTGGAATTACTGTTCCATCTAAACCTCCTCAAAATTCGACCGAAGCACCTCTAACCAGCACCCTGAATCGGCAGCATATTACTGGCAACACTGTGTTGGCTGGAGAAG GTGGTGACTTCGGAACTATGATCGTTCATGGTGAGGATGAGACAGAGGAGAGTGACTCCAGGTCTCAGCTTGtcagagaaaaagaatcttcatcttctcagTTTGAAGGTGTTCCTCGCGAATTCCCAGGAGAAGAATTACCTGACTCATG GATACATGACAAAAAGAAGCCTCCGGCTATTGATCTTCCAGTTGAAGCTTCGATTTCACAGAGCATGCAGGCAAGTTCATCTCATGAGCATAGAACCAAGCTACATAACATAGCTGGAACACAGATGGAAGGTGGCAGTGATGCAAGTGGTAGTACCTTGAAAAATGAAACTGTTGGCAGGAAAGCTTTTGCTTTGCAAGATAAG TTATGGTCAATCTACGCAGCTGGAAACACAGTACCGATACCGTTCTTGAGAGCAACAGATATATCCCCAATCGCACTCTTGTCAGAGAACATGATCGGAGGCATGCAACAAGATGGGAATGGAACTGTAGCCGTCGAAGCACTTCAGGAGCTCTTCACTTCTTCTGATCCCCAATCCAAAAAGGGCCGACGTGGACAAAACGAG ATGCCTCTTCCTCCAAGCGTATACCAAAGACTGACAACAAGCTCTTCTCTGATGAACCTTGCACAAGTTTTAGCCTACCACAGAGC GTGTTACGAGGAAATGCCGCTGCAGGAATTGCAAGCAACGCAGGAGCAGCAAACCATTCAGAATCTGTGCGATACTCTTCGCACTATTCTCCGCCTCTAA
- the SP1L2 gene encoding SPIRAL1-like2 (SPIRAL1-like2 (SP1L2); BEST Arabidopsis thaliana protein match is: SPIRAL1-like1 (TAIR:AT1G26355.1); Has 157 Blast hits to 132 proteins in 28 species: Archae - 0; Bacteria - 0; Metazoa - 0; Fungi - 0; Plants - 143; Viruses - 0; Other Eukaryotes - 14 (source: NCBI BLink).) — protein MGRGVSAGGGQSSLGYLFGSGEAPKLAAVNKTPAETESSAHAPPTQAAAANAVDSIKQVPAGLNSNSANNYMRAEGQNTGNFITDRPSTKVHSAPGGGSSLDYLFGGGSN, from the exons ATGGGGCGTGGAGTTAGTGCAGGTGGAGGACAAAGTTCTTTGGGATATCTTTTTGGGAGCGGAGAGGCTCCAAAGCTAGCAGCCGTTAACAAAACTCCAGCTGAAACTGAGTCTTCTGCTCATGCTCCACCTACTCAAGCTGCTGCTGCAAACGCTGTTGATAGCATCAAACAAGTTCCTGCTGGTCTCAATAGCAACTCTGCAAACAATTACATGCGTGCAGAAGGACAAAACACAGGCAATTTCATCACG GACCGACCATCGACCAAGGTTCACTCAGCTCCAGGAGGTGGCTCGTCTCTTGATTACCTCTTTGGTGGTGGTAGCAACTAG
- a CDS encoding Nuclear transport factor 2 (NTF2) family protein with RNA binding (RRM-RBD-RNP motifs) domain-containing protein (Nuclear transport factor 2 (NTF2) family protein with RNA binding (RRM-RBD-RNP motifs) domain; FUNCTIONS IN: RNA binding; INVOLVED IN: transport, nucleocytoplasmic transport; LOCATED IN: intracellular; EXPRESSED IN: 23 plant structures; EXPRESSED DURING: 13 growth stages; CONTAINS InterPro DOMAIN/s: Nuclear transport factor 2 (InterPro:IPR002075), Nuclear transport factor 2, Eukaryote (InterPro:IPR018222); BEST Arabidopsis thaliana protein match is: Nuclear transport factor 2 (NTF2) family protein with RNA binding (RRM-RBD-RNP motifs) domain (TAIR:AT2G03640.4); Has 35333 Blast hits to 34131 proteins in 2444 species: Archae - 798; Bacteria - 22429; Metazoa - 974; Fungi - 991; Plants - 531; Viruses - 0; Other Eukaryotes - 9610 (source: NCBI BLink).): MATEGVVPSAQDIAAEFVRQYYHVLGQLPHEARRLYVDASVVSRPDVTGTMMSFTSVEAINKHILSCDFENTKFEVLSVDSQNSLEDGIFIMVIGFMTGKDNQRRKFSQMFYLARQNTLVVLNDMLRYVDQEDSSTTETPCEPVTEIVRPADGLKKAEKTELKQKNVASVEKSVNAAVEKNAAPLDNGKMKQSEKAVITQKVTEPDAAPQPDGAKRSFADIVGSMAKNAAPFQVKSPVQAPVQKPKYVGQPRAAAAPQKPAYVSKSIKKNDQKVIEVPGTSIFVANLPLNAMPPQLFELFKDFGPIKENGIQVRSSRVLIFDLSCLCAISLLITCPTLVTRIPHFSYVSRVMLIQFASGLSPLKLLPQSRACFRLPRTRPSCLQTVSFV; this comes from the exons ATGGCTACCGAGGGAGTTGTTCCTTCAGCGCAGGATATTGCTGCTGAATTTGTGAGACAGTACTATCATGTTTTAGGACAGCTTCCTCATGAAGCTCGTAGGTTATATGTTGATGCTAGTGTTGTCAGCAGACCTGATGTTACTGGTACTATGATGTCTTTTACTTCCGTTGAG GCTATCAACAAGCATATCCTGTCCTGTGACTTTGAGAATACTAAATTTGAGGTTCTGAGTGTTGACTCTCAGAATTCTTTGGAAGATGGGATTTTTATTATGGTGATCGGTTTCATGACTGGAAAAGACAACCAGAGGAGGAAGTTTTCTCAGATGTTCTATCTTGCTCGTCAAAATACCCTCGTTGTTCTCAATGACATGTTACGATACGTTGATCAAGAGGATTCTTCTACCACTGAAACTCCATGTG AGCCGGTAACTGAGATTGTGAGACCAGCTGATGGTCTAAAGAAGGCCGAGAAGACTGAGCTGAAACAGAAAAACGTTGCTTCGGTGGAGAAATCTGTTAATGCTGCTGTTGAAAAGAATGCTGCTCCATTGGACAACGGAAAGATGAAGCAATCTGAAAAAGCTGTTATTACTCAGAAAGTTACAGAGCCAGATGCTGCTCCTCAGCCCGATGGAGCCAAGAGATCGTTTGCTGACATA GTTGGATCAATGGCGAAAAACGCTGCTCCGTTTCAAGTTAAATCCCCTGTTCAAGCCCCGGTTCAGAAACCTAAATACGTGGGACAACCCCGTGCTGCTGCAGCACCTCAAAAACCTGCTTACGTCAGTAaatctataaagaaaaatgatcaGAAGGTCATTGAAGTACCAG GCACTTCGATATTTGTTGCAAATCTGCCATTGAATGCAATGCCGCCTCAACTCTTTGAACTGTTCAAGGATTTTGGTCCTATCAAAGAAAACGGGATTCAAGTCCGAAGCTCCAGGGTTTTAATCTTTGACCTATCATGTCTTTGTGCTATTTCTTTACTCATTACATGTCCTACTCTCGTTACACGAATTCCACACTTTTCTTATGTGTCCAGGGTAATGCTAATCCAGTTTGCTTCGGGTTTATCTCCTTTGAAACTGTTGCCTCAGTCCAGAGCGTGCTTCAG GCTGCCAAGAACACGCCCTTCATGCTTGCAGACCGTAAGCTTCGtgtaa
- the SIK1 gene encoding Protein kinase superfamily protein (SIK1; FUNCTIONS IN: protein serine/threonine kinase activity, protein kinase activity, kinase activity, ATP binding; INVOLVED IN: protein amino acid phosphorylation; LOCATED IN: mitochondrion, chromosome, centromeric region, chromosome, nucleus; EXPRESSED IN: 24 plant structures; EXPRESSED DURING: 15 growth stages; CONTAINS InterPro DOMAIN/s: Protein kinase, catalytic domain (InterPro:IPR000719), Serine/threonine-protein kinase domain (InterPro:IPR002290), Serine/threonine-protein kinase-like domain (InterPro:IPR017442), Protein kinase-like domain (InterPro:IPR011009); BEST Arabidopsis thaliana protein match is: Protein kinase superfamily protein (TAIR:AT1G53165.2); Has 135073 Blast hits to 131353 proteins in 4820 species: Archae - 174; Bacteria - 17099; Metazoa - 50056; Fungi - 12728; Plants - 33057; Viruses - 559; Other Eukaryotes - 21400 (source: NCBI BLink).) — MDHNSPKSRRSRKPEPKPDIYSTFVVHSDSDSDQGRDRDKRKAKPEEDENVDLYATMVYKGDSDGEGEEDDDDDSMLPPLLKRLPKDFGGGASLDYDDDDGDESGDFGTMIVKTDRSSHSKKNSPYSSKPRMGVSPRRRARGGDEESSDEEDEEEDDDDDDGDYGTFVVKSKDKKGKKKDKEIDMTTMGRAVASMQKSNFGGKTRKLDPSSSSSKLHGEDNRKMQQQNRKGSYGSVYKARDLKTSEIVAVKVISLTEGEEGYEEIRGEIEMLQQCNHPNVVRYLGSYQGEDYLWIVMEYCGGGSVADLMNVTEEALEEYQIAYICREALKGLAYLHSIYKVHRDIKGGNILLTEQGEVKLGDFGVAAQLTRTMSKRNTFIGTPHWMAPEVIQENRYDGKVDVWALGVSAIEMAEGLPPRSSVHPMRVLFMISIEPAPMLEDKEKWSLVFHDFVAKCLTKEPRLRPTAAEMLKHKFVERCKTGASAMSPKIEKSRQIRATMALQAQSVVAPSLEDTSTLGPKSSEELGITVPSKPPQNSTEAPLTSTLNRQHITGNTVLAGEGGDFGTMIVHGEDETEESDSRSQLVREKESSSSQFEGVPREFPGEELPDSWIHDKKKPPAIDLPVEASISQSMQASSSHEHRTKLHNIAGTQMEGGSDASGSTLKNETVGRKAFALQDKLWSIYAAGNTVPIPFLRATDISPIALLSENMIGGMQQDGNGTVAVEALQELFTSSDPQSKKGRRGQNEMPLPPSVYQRLTTSSSLMNLAQVLAYHRACYEEMPLQELQATQEQQTIQNLCDTLRTILRL, encoded by the exons ATGGATCATAACTCGCCGAAATCTCGTCGGAGCCGGAAACCGGAGCCCAAACCTGACATATACTCCACTTTCGTAGTCCACTCCGACTCTGATTCTGATCAAGGTCGAGATCGAGACAAACGTAAAGCCAAACCTGAGGAAGACGAAAATGTCGATTTATACGCTACAATGGTCTACAAAGGCGATAGTGACGGAGAAggagaggaagatgatgatgacgattctatgcttcctcctcttctcAAGCGTCTTCCCAAGGATTTCGGAGGCGGCGCGTCGCTCGAttacgacgacgacgacggtGATGAATCTGGAGATTTCGGTACGATGATTGTGAAAACAGATCGGAGTAGTCATAGTAAGAAGAACAGTCCGTACTCGTCCAAACCGCGAATGGGAGTTAGTCCTAGGAGGAGAGCGAGAGGCGGAGATGAGGAATcttctgatgaagaagacgaagaagaagatgatgatgacgacgacgGAGACTACGGTACGTTTGTTGTGAAATCTAAGGataaaaagggaaagaagaaagacaaggAGATTGATATGACAACTATGGGAAGAGCTGTTGCGAGTATGcagaaatcaaattttggtgGTAAGACTCGGAAATTGGatccttcctcttcttcttcgaaacTTCACGGTGAAGATAATCGGAAAATGCAGCAGCAAAACA GGAAAGGATCATATGGATCTGTATACAAGGCaagagatttgaaaacatCAGAGATTGTTGCTGTGAAAGTCATATCACTTACTGAAGGG GAGGAGGGGTATGAAGAGATCCGGGGAGAAATTGAGATGCTGCAGCAATGTAATCATCCTAATGTTGTCCGCTACCTAGGGAGTTACCAAGGAGAAGATTATCTTTGG ATAGTGATGGAGTATTGTGGAGGTGGAAGTGTTGCTGATCTTATGAATGTTACTGAGGAGGCGTTAGAGGAGTATCAGATAGCATATATATGTCGGGAGGCGTTGAAG GGCCTTGCATACTTGCACTCAATATATAAAGTCCATAGAGACATTAAAGGTGGAAATATCTTGTTAACTGAACAAGGAGAGGTCAAGTTGG GTGACTTTGGGGTTGCAGCTCAACTTACTCGCACTATGTCGAAGCGAAACACG TTCATTGGGACTCCACATTGGATGGCCCCAGAGGTTATTCAGGAAAATCGTTATGATGGGAAG GTTGATGTATGGGCTCTTGGTGTTTCAGCTATTGAGATGGCAGAG GGGCTCCCTCCAAGATCATCAGTTCATCCGATGAGG GTTTTGTTCATGATATCCATCGAGCCAGCTCCAATGCTCGaggataaagaaaaatg GTCCCTGGTCTTTCATGATTTTGTTGCAAAGTGCCTCACAAAGGAACCACGTCTTCGCCCAACTGCAGCTGAGATGCTTAAG CACAAATTTGTTGAGAGATGTAAAACTGGGGCTTCTGCAATGTCGCCAAAGATTGAGAAGTCCAGACAAATCAGAGCTACAATGGCTCTGCAAGCGCAAAGTGTTGTCGCACCTTCTTTGGAGGACACT TCAACACTGGGTCCAAAATCAAGCGAGGAGCTTGGAATTACTGTTCCATCTAAACCTCCTCAAAATTCGACCGAAGCACCTCTAACCAGCACCCTGAATCGGCAGCATATTACTGGCAACACTGTGTTGGCTGGAGAAG GTGGTGACTTCGGAACTATGATCGTTCATGGTGAGGATGAGACAGAGGAGAGTGACTCCAGGTCTCAGCTTGtcagagaaaaagaatcttcatcttctcagTTTGAAGGTGTTCCTCGCGAATTCCCAGGAGAAGAATTACCTGACTCATG GATACATGACAAAAAGAAGCCTCCGGCTATTGATCTTCCAGTTGAAGCTTCGATTTCACAGAGCATGCAGGCAAGTTCATCTCATGAGCATAGAACCAAGCTACATAACATAGCTGGAACACAGATGGAAGGTGGCAGTGATGCAAGTGGTAGTACCTTGAAAAATGAAACTGTTGGCAGGAAAGCTTTTGCTTTGCAAGATAAG TTATGGTCAATCTACGCAGCTGGAAACACAGTACCGATACCGTTCTTGAGAGCAACAGATATATCCCCAATCGCACTCTTGTCAGAGAACATGATCGGAGGCATGCAACAAGATGGGAATGGAACTGTAGCCGTCGAAGCACTTCAGGAGCTCTTCACTTCTTCTGATCCCCAATCCAAAAAGGGCCGACGTGGACAAAACGAG ATGCCTCTTCCTCCAAGCGTATACCAAAGACTGACAACAAGCTCTTCTCTGATGAACCTTGCACAAGTTTTAGCCTACCACAGAGC GTGTTACGAGGAAATGCCGCTGCAGGAATTGCAAGCAACGCAGGAGCAGCAAACCATTCAGAATCTGTGCGATACTCTTCGCACTATTCTCCGCCTCTAA